The bacterium genome includes a region encoding these proteins:
- a CDS encoding DHH family phosphoesterase, with protein MLPAMDVITTHTNADFDAIASIVAAAKLYPSAKKVLSGSCEAVVKNFLFQNPQGILKSKQISLKDIKRLILVDTREKRRIGKFSQVKDIPIYIYDHHPNQPDDISGNRVITKEYGATITILLEILRKKRIEITKEEASLFCLGIYEDTGSLTFPTTRKEDISSVLWLLKKGADLSFVSSYLNTAPSKDEIILLSKLLASTRVYKINNIDIAFSFLKIDKYIGDLAILAHRMMDIEGFSCLFILIKKEEHIHIIARSRIKDIDVGAILSDFGGGGHPEAGSATIKERSILELKRMLISRIRRNKRNLLFLIEAKVPSFLRDFIDEASKLADEMKVSCYIIGGFVRDLIMGKVSKSLDILIVGDGILFAKKLSERLSLDCIFHPKFKTAQILKNGIKIDIATSRSEVYRHPGALPLVKEASLKKDLKRRDFTMNTLGIFLNKRGKGNLIDVYGGCDDIKNKRIKILHKKSFIDDPTRILRAVRFESRLGFKMDRETEKEAFEAIKNGCLSQISKPRIRNELWLILSDERPQKAFLRLSKLGGLNFIHQGLRVNKNGFLRAREALLQASILEDEIDISLLHLLVLVDSLTKEEAEKFLFRLRFSSKIRRDVLRIKEDKEILLFLKNKSLKNSAIYERLNKMPLEGLVFIMSKTRSIIIKKRVFLFLIVLRKTSLYLTGDYLKKRGIKPGPIYKKILRELFYLKLDGKIKTKDDEVKFLDKFLKS; from the coding sequence GTGCTTCCTGCTATGGATGTTATCACCACCCATACAAATGCAGATTTTGATGCCATTGCCTCTATTGTTGCCGCAGCCAAGCTTTATCCATCTGCAAAGAAGGTTTTATCTGGTTCTTGTGAAGCTGTAGTAAAAAACTTTCTTTTTCAAAATCCCCAGGGGATTTTAAAATCAAAACAGATAAGCTTAAAGGATATAAAAAGGCTTATCCTTGTTGATACAAGGGAGAAAAGAAGGATTGGGAAATTTTCACAAGTTAAGGATATTCCTATTTATATCTATGATCATCACCCAAACCAGCCAGATGATATATCAGGAAACAGGGTAATAACAAAGGAATATGGAGCAACCATTACCATACTTTTAGAAATTTTAAGAAAAAAAAGGATAGAGATCACAAAAGAGGAGGCATCCTTGTTTTGCCTTGGGATATATGAAGATACAGGCTCTTTAACATTTCCAACCACAAGAAAAGAGGACATATCCTCTGTTTTATGGCTTCTTAAGAAGGGTGCAGACCTTTCTTTTGTTTCATCGTATCTAAACACAGCTCCCAGCAAGGATGAAATTATCCTTCTTTCAAAACTACTTGCATCCACAAGGGTTTATAAGATAAACAATATTGATATTGCATTTTCCTTTTTAAAAATAGATAAATATATTGGCGATTTGGCTATCCTTGCCCATAGAATGATGGATATAGAAGGATTTTCTTGTTTGTTTATCCTGATTAAAAAAGAAGAGCATATCCATATTATTGCAAGGTCAAGAATAAAAGATATAGATGTGGGAGCGATTCTTTCTGATTTTGGGGGAGGTGGTCATCCTGAGGCAGGTTCGGCAACCATAAAAGAGAGGTCTATTTTAGAGCTAAAAAGGATGCTTATTTCAAGGATAAGGAGGAATAAAAGAAACCTTTTGTTTCTCATAGAGGCAAAGGTTCCTTCTTTCCTTCGTGATTTTATAGATGAGGCATCTAAATTGGCAGATGAAATGAAGGTTTCTTGCTATATTATTGGCGGGTTTGTAAGGGACCTGATTATGGGAAAAGTCTCAAAAAGCCTTGATATTTTGATTGTGGGAGATGGAATATTGTTTGCAAAAAAATTAAGCGAGAGGCTTTCTTTGGATTGTATTTTTCACCCTAAGTTCAAAACAGCACAAATTTTAAAAAACGGAATAAAGATAGATATTGCTACATCTCGCTCTGAGGTCTATAGGCATCCAGGGGCCCTTCCCCTTGTAAAGGAGGCATCCTTAAAAAAAGATTTAAAACGCCGGGATTTTACCATGAATACCTTAGGGATTTTTTTAAACAAAAGGGGAAAGGGAAACCTGATAGATGTTTATGGAGGTTGTGATGACATTAAGAATAAAAGAATAAAAATTCTCCATAAAAAAAGCTTTATTGATGATCCAACAAGGATTTTGAGGGCGGTAAGGTTTGAATCGCGCTTGGGATTTAAGATGGATAGAGAAACAGAAAAGGAAGCATTTGAGGCGATAAAGAATGGCTGTTTATCACAGATAAGCAAACCTAGGATAAGAAATGAGCTTTGGCTTATCTTGTCTGACGAAAGACCCCAGAAGGCTTTTTTGCGTCTTTCTAAATTAGGTGGCTTAAATTTTATTCATCAAGGTTTGAGGGTAAATAAAAATGGATTTTTAAGGGCCAGGGAGGCTTTGCTTCAGGCATCAATCCTTGAGGATGAAATAGACATATCCCTGCTTCATCTCCTTGTCCTTGTGGATTCTCTTACAAAAGAGGAGGCAGAAAAATTTCTTTTTAGATTAAGGTTTTCTTCTAAAATAAGAAGGGATGTTTTAAGGATAAAGGAGGACAAAGAAATTCTTTTGTTCTTAAAGAATAAAAGCCTTAAAAATAGCGCAATTTATGAGAGGTTAAACAAGATGCCCCTTGAGGGCTTGGTCTTTATAATGTCAAAGACAAGGAGCATTATTATAAAAAAAAGGGTATTTTTATTCCTTATTGTGCTTAGAAAGACCTCCCTTTATCTTACCGGTGATTACCTAAAAAAGAGGGGAATTAAGCCTGGTCCTATATATAAAAAGATATTAAGGGAACTCTTTTATCTTAAATTGGATGGGAAGATAAAGACCAAAGATGATGAGGTAAAATTCCTTGACAAATTCTTAAAATCTTGA
- a CDS encoding alpha-amylase family glycosyl hydrolase, with the protein VKDFLKKLKMKDIFHIHIKARKKYQIFDFSLYSIRKIAKALQGSASSLNAIILIHRIFHYVCLSYREEKEGNVFNDSFVWIANRVSFFEDTLFKFTEEFSLERKDFIEELLLLSLAYENPSFFLYKRLFSLKRIKYKEIKGYIFEYFKEKPIFGPFNQSLPEMLKTPQRLFPNSLSGQLLYIKDNWAHLLTKELLESLLLALDLIKEEEALRMMGKAPLEVLDFKGDFLRGFGPDYERFSKDAFWMPKVVMLAKNTYVWLAQLSKKYGRWIRRLDDVPDSELDELASYGFNAIWLIGLWERSNASSKIKQMTGNPEAVSSAYSLYDYVIAQDLGGEDAFQNLKSRCWQRGIRLAGDMVSNHIGIYSKWVIEHPNWFIQLDYPPFPRYSFSGPNLSEDNRVGIYIEDGYWTRSDAAVVFKRVDHWTGDTKYIYHGNDGTHMPWNDTAQLNFLKEEVREAVIQTILHCARKFSIIRFDAAMTLTKFHYQRLWFPEPGSGGAIPSRAEFGMRKSEFDKAFPQEFWKEVVDRVAQEVPDTLLLAEAFWLMEGYFVRTLGMHRVYNSAFMNMLKQEDNAKYRSVIKNVLEYNPMILERFVNFMSNPDEETAIAQFGKDDKYFGTCLMMVTLPGLPMFSHGQIEGLKEKYGMEYKRPYWDETPDLSVVERHKREIFPLLKKRYLFSGVSNFYLFDFWTNGGYVNEDVFAYTNRGGNERAIIVYHNRYATTSGWIKVSSARLEGKRLIQRDLVDCLSLKRDDGYYYIFKDYVSGLEYIRKGCELSEKGLYIELSAFKYHIFLDFREVFDKDGRIGSFCSFLNGRGVFNIDYEIEKFSLKEEIRERIPQKYIRFLDVLSLWYLYERKEKIECSEREALLFSILSSHLNWDADLAGLLDDSLVKRYIQVNEYQGILYFNKEFFEELLNCLFLAGILTNPEEIEKESLVENLIQLAKDSSYQLEKLKKLEKNGFFY; encoded by the coding sequence AGGTCAAGGATTTTTTAAAAAAATTAAAGATGAAAGATATATTTCATATTCATATAAAGGCAAGGAAAAAATATCAAATTTTTGATTTTTCCCTTTATTCCATAAGAAAGATTGCCAAAGCCCTGCAGGGAAGTGCATCCTCTCTTAATGCCATTATCTTGATTCATCGGATATTTCACTATGTTTGTTTAAGCTATAGAGAGGAAAAGGAAGGAAATGTATTTAATGATAGCTTTGTCTGGATAGCCAATAGGGTTTCTTTTTTTGAGGATACCCTTTTTAAATTTACAGAGGAATTTTCATTAGAAAGAAAGGATTTTATTGAGGAGCTTCTCCTTTTATCCCTAGCCTATGAAAACCCATCATTTTTTTTATACAAAAGGCTTTTTTCACTTAAAAGGATAAAATACAAGGAAATAAAAGGCTATATCTTTGAATATTTTAAGGAAAAGCCTATATTTGGTCCATTTAACCAGAGCCTACCCGAAATGTTGAAGACACCGCAAAGGCTCTTTCCGAATTCATTAAGTGGACAGCTTTTATATATCAAGGATAATTGGGCACATCTCCTTACAAAGGAGCTATTAGAGAGCCTCCTCCTTGCCCTTGACTTGATAAAAGAGGAAGAGGCTTTAAGGATGATGGGAAAAGCACCCCTTGAGGTCTTAGATTTTAAAGGGGATTTTTTAAGGGGATTTGGTCCTGATTATGAAAGGTTTAGCAAAGATGCTTTTTGGATGCCAAAGGTGGTTATGCTTGCTAAAAATACATATGTCTGGCTTGCTCAATTATCCAAAAAATATGGAAGATGGATTAGAAGGCTTGATGATGTTCCTGATAGTGAATTGGATGAACTGGCAAGCTATGGCTTTAATGCAATCTGGCTCATTGGGCTTTGGGAGAGATCAAATGCTTCATCAAAAATTAAGCAAATGACGGGAAATCCTGAGGCGGTATCCTCTGCCTATTCACTTTATGATTATGTTATTGCCCAGGATTTAGGGGGAGAAGATGCCTTCCAAAATCTTAAAAGCCGTTGTTGGCAGAGGGGAATAAGATTAGCCGGTGATATGGTTTCTAATCACATTGGCATTTATTCAAAATGGGTAATTGAACATCCCAATTGGTTTATCCAGCTAGATTATCCACCCTTTCCCAGATATAGCTTTTCTGGCCCTAATCTTTCCGAAGACAATCGGGTCGGGATTTATATTGAAGATGGATATTGGACAAGAAGCGATGCGGCGGTTGTCTTTAAGCGGGTTGACCATTGGACAGGAGATACAAAATATATCTATCACGGAAACGATGGAACCCATATGCCCTGGAATGACACAGCCCAGCTAAATTTTTTAAAGGAAGAGGTAAGGGAGGCGGTTATCCAGACAATCCTTCATTGTGCAAGGAAGTTTTCCATTATTAGATTTGATGCGGCAATGACCCTTACAAAATTCCATTATCAGAGGCTTTGGTTTCCCGAGCCAGGCTCTGGTGGTGCAATTCCCTCAAGGGCAGAATTTGGGATGAGAAAAAGCGAATTTGATAAGGCATTTCCCCAGGAATTCTGGAAAGAGGTGGTAGATAGGGTTGCACAAGAGGTTCCCGATACCCTCCTTCTGGCAGAGGCATTCTGGCTTATGGAGGGTTATTTTGTGAGAACATTGGGTATGCACAGGGTCTATAACTCTGCATTTATGAATATGCTAAAGCAAGAGGATAATGCAAAGTATCGCTCTGTGATTAAGAATGTCTTGGAGTATAACCCTATGATTTTAGAGAGGTTTGTCAATTTTATGAGCAATCCCGATGAAGAGACCGCAATTGCCCAATTTGGCAAGGATGATAAATATTTTGGCACCTGCTTAATGATGGTAACCCTGCCTGGCCTTCCCATGTTTTCCCATGGCCAGATTGAAGGATTAAAAGAGAAGTATGGGATGGAGTATAAAAGGCCATATTGGGATGAAACACCAGATTTAAGCGTAGTTGAAAGGCATAAAAGGGAGATATTTCCTCTCCTTAAAAAACGATATTTATTTAGCGGTGTCTCTAATTTTTATCTTTTTGATTTCTGGACAAATGGGGGTTATGTAAATGAGGATGTCTTTGCCTACACAAATAGAGGTGGAAATGAAAGGGCGATTATTGTATATCACAACAGATATGCAACCACCTCGGGCTGGATTAAGGTATCCTCTGCCAGGCTTGAAGGCAAAAGGCTTATTCAGAGGGATTTGGTAGATTGCCTTTCTTTAAAGAGGGATGATGGCTATTATTATATTTTTAAAGATTATGTATCTGGCTTGGAATATATAAGGAAAGGATGCGAGCTTTCCGAAAAGGGCTTATATATTGAGCTTTCTGCCTTTAAATACCACATATTCCTTGATTTTAGGGAGGTTTTTGATAAGGATGGAAGGATAGGTTCTTTCTGTTCCTTTCTTAATGGAAGGGGTGTTTTTAATATTGACTACGAGATAGAGAAATTTTCTCTTAAGGAAGAAATAAGGGAAAGGATTCCCCAAAAATACATTAGATTTTTGGATGTTTTATCATTGTGGTATCTTTATGAAAGAAAGGAAAAAATAGAATGTAGCGAAAGGGAAGCCCTATTATTTTCTATTCTATCATCTCATCTCAATTGGGATGCTGATCTAGCTGGGCTATTGGATGATAGCCTTGTTAAAAGGTATATCCAGGTTAATGAATATCAGGGCATCCTTTATTTTAACAAGGAATTTTTTGAAGAATTGCTAAATTGCCTATTCCTTGCAGGCATCCTAACAAATCCAGAGGAAATAGAAAAAGAGAGCCTTGTTGAAAACCTTATCCAATTAGCCAAAGATTCCTCATACCAGCTTGAAAAGCTTAAAAAATTGGAGAAAAACGGATTTTTTTATTGA
- the dnaA gene encoding chromosomal replication initiator protein DnaA — MEKEFWEEALNILKKDIPEEKFELWLKPIKPLTIVDNKFKIAIPNKYFKDQLEGCYKNALEKTLSGLINNPISLDYVVDKSIKDTFIKKIDNIKSKLTPPFPLTLNPKYTFKSFVIGENNRFAHAASWAVAEKPGHAYNPLFIYGGVGLGKTHLMQAIGSHIFSKNPSLKIIYVSTEQFTNEFIDSIQFNQPLKFKEKYRNINTLLIDDIQFLQGKEQTQDEFFHTFNTLYESGRQMVLTSDRPPKDIPTIEERLRSRFESGLMTDIQPPDLETRIAILKRITENENIKIDEDILHFIAGKIKTNIRELEGVMIRVIARYILEGKKITLKIIEEILKDMVSKKDDLNISISTIQKKVAKYFNIKIEDIKAKNRSSSNILPRHIAMYLCKKLTNFSLPEIGREFGGKDHTTVLYACNKIEKRLQYNKDLKITIDNLSTSISE, encoded by the coding sequence ATGGAAAAAGAGTTTTGGGAAGAGGCATTAAACATCCTTAAAAAAGATATTCCCGAGGAAAAGTTTGAGCTTTGGCTTAAACCAATAAAACCCCTGACAATAGTTGACAATAAATTTAAAATCGCCATTCCCAATAAATATTTTAAGGATCAGCTTGAGGGGTGCTATAAAAACGCTTTAGAAAAAACCCTTTCAGGGCTTATAAATAACCCTATTTCCCTTGATTATGTGGTTGATAAATCTATTAAGGATACATTTATTAAAAAAATAGATAACATAAAAAGCAAGCTTACCCCACCATTTCCCCTAACCCTAAATCCAAAATATACATTTAAATCCTTTGTGATTGGAGAGAATAATAGGTTTGCCCATGCAGCATCCTGGGCGGTTGCTGAAAAGCCAGGCCATGCCTATAATCCTTTGTTTATCTATGGTGGTGTTGGTTTGGGAAAAACCCATCTTATGCAGGCAATCGGAAGCCATATATTCTCAAAAAATCCTTCCTTAAAGATAATTTATGTATCAACCGAGCAATTTACAAATGAGTTTATTGATTCTATACAATTTAATCAGCCTTTAAAATTCAAAGAAAAGTATAGAAATATAAATACCCTCTTAATTGATGATATTCAATTTTTACAAGGAAAAGAGCAAACACAGGATGAATTCTTCCATACATTTAATACCCTTTATGAATCGGGAAGGCAGATGGTTTTAACCTCTGATAGGCCACCAAAGGATATTCCAACTATTGAGGAAAGGTTGAGATCAAGGTTTGAAAGTGGCTTAATGACAGACATTCAACCACCAGATCTGGAGACAAGAATAGCAATTTTAAAAAGGATAACAGAGAATGAAAATATAAAAATAGATGAGGATATCCTTCATTTTATAGCAGGTAAAATAAAAACCAATATTAGGGAATTAGAGGGTGTAATGATTAGGGTAATTGCCCGCTATATATTAGAGGGAAAAAAAATTACCCTTAAGATTATTGAAGAAATATTAAAGGATATGGTCTCTAAAAAGGATGATTTAAATATTTCTATATCCACTATACAAAAAAAAGTAGCCAAATACTTTAATATAAAAATTGAAGATATAAAAGCAAAAAATAGAAGCTCATCAAATATTCTTCCCAGGCATATTGCGATGTATCTTTGTAAAAAATTAACAAATTTCTCCCTTCCCGAAATTGGAAGGGAATTTGGAGGAAAAGACCATACAACCGTCCTTTATGCTTGTAATAAAATAGAAAAAAGACTTCAATATAATAAAGACCTAAAAATAACCATAGATAATTTATCAACAAGCATATCTGAATAA
- the dnaN gene encoding DNA polymerase III subunit beta — MKIISKKEILQDQFQKTLISNLKSPIPILNNIFFEAKDGYLTTIGTDMNMSIKYKQKIDIEKDGSILLPGRKLTEIINNLEDEIIIEVDNLKTKISSKGSIFHLTGIPPEEFPSFPKIKWDIEFNIPPNLLLEMIRMVIFSASQDETLIPFCGIYLELGNNKIKMVTSDKYRLSVISDNLEIKDSISIIIPIKAVYEIIKVLRGIEKDIKVYISDKEIGIETENILFISRQLEGKFPDYNKIIPKEPLREIELDRDIFHSVLRRISLISQEGDNSSKFITEKNRLFITAESSLGDVREEIEIDYKGDEFSILFNPKYILDVLKNISNNKIIFAVSNNIDKGIIKIKDNPNIIYIIMPVRE; from the coding sequence ATGAAAATAATTTCTAAAAAAGAGATATTACAGGATCAATTTCAAAAAACCTTGATTTCTAATCTCAAATCGCCTATACCTATATTAAATAATATCTTTTTTGAAGCAAAAGATGGATATTTAACCACTATTGGGACAGATATGAATATGTCTATAAAATATAAACAAAAAATAGATATAGAAAAAGATGGTTCTATCCTCCTTCCAGGAAGAAAACTTACCGAGATTATAAATAATTTAGAGGATGAAATTATAATAGAGGTAGATAATCTAAAAACAAAAATAAGTTCTAAGGGCTCTATATTTCATCTTACAGGAATACCACCTGAGGAATTTCCAAGCTTTCCAAAGATTAAATGGGATATAGAATTTAATATTCCCCCAAATCTTTTACTAGAGATGATAAGAATGGTTATATTTTCAGCCTCACAGGATGAAACACTTATCCCATTTTGTGGAATATATTTAGAATTAGGGAATAATAAAATAAAAATGGTAACAAGTGATAAATATAGATTAAGTGTTATCTCAGATAATTTAGAAATAAAAGATAGTATAAGTATTATAATTCCTATAAAGGCCGTTTATGAGATAATAAAGGTATTAAGGGGTATTGAGAAGGATATAAAGGTTTATATTTCTGATAAGGAAATAGGAATAGAGACAGAAAATATATTGTTTATCTCAAGGCAATTAGAGGGGAAGTTTCCCGATTATAATAAAATCATTCCCAAAGAGCCTTTAAGGGAAATTGAATTAGATAGGGATATATTTCATTCTGTTTTAAGAAGGATATCCCTTATCAGCCAAGAGGGAGATAATTCTTCCAAATTTATTACAGAAAAAAATAGGCTTTTTATTACCGCAGAAAGTAGTTTAGGTGATGTAAGAGAGGAAATAGAGATAGATTATAAAGGTGATGAATTTAGTATTTTATTTAATCCAAAATATATCCTTGATGTTTTAAAAAATATTTCTAATAATAAAATCATATTCGCTGTTTCTAATAATATAGATAAAGGGATTATAAAAATTAAAGATAACCCTAACATTATCTATATCATTATGCCGGTAAGGGAATAA